The Nitrospira sp. genome window below encodes:
- the sthA gene encoding Si-specific NAD(P)(+) transhydrogenase, which translates to MARYDLLVIGTGPAGQKAAVQAAKLGKKVGIIERKMVLGGVCINTGTIPSKSLREAVLYLSGFRQRSIYGGTYRLKKTITIEDLAFRANHVIKNEIQIVQDQMARNRIDMFFGTASFLDPHRLHIQTVRGALELTADFIVIAVGTEPARPSDVPFDDQAIIDTDGLLTLKRIPKSIVIVGGGVIGTEYASMLAALGIPVTLIDKRPRLLEFVDAEIIDALQQQMKELGVTLYHDEEVLAIKRNWDKSIQVSLRNNRPLRASTLMYAVGRVGASRSLNLEGIGLQPDTRGRLAVNEHLQTAIPHIYAAGDIIGFPALASTSMQQGRHAASHAFGHSDRIDTFLLPYGIYAIPEISMVGRNEEELKHTQTPYAVGIARYKEIARGQLIGDETGMLKILFHRHTRHLLGVHVIGEGATELIHIGQAVMAFRGKIDYFIDTVFNYPTLAECYKVAALDGMNRLPRPWIPYL; encoded by the coding sequence ATGGCTCGTTACGATCTACTCGTCATAGGAACAGGACCGGCCGGTCAGAAGGCGGCCGTACAGGCGGCCAAGCTCGGCAAGAAGGTCGGAATCATTGAACGCAAGATGGTCCTTGGTGGTGTCTGCATCAATACCGGCACCATTCCCAGCAAATCCCTCCGTGAAGCCGTGCTCTACCTCTCAGGATTTCGCCAGCGCAGCATCTATGGCGGCACCTACCGACTGAAAAAGACCATTACCATCGAAGACCTCGCGTTTCGAGCCAACCACGTCATCAAAAATGAAATCCAGATCGTCCAGGATCAAATGGCCCGTAACCGGATCGACATGTTTTTTGGAACAGCCAGTTTTCTCGATCCCCATCGACTCCACATTCAGACGGTCCGTGGTGCCCTCGAACTGACGGCTGACTTCATCGTGATCGCTGTCGGGACAGAACCCGCTCGGCCATCCGACGTTCCCTTCGACGATCAAGCCATCATCGATACCGATGGACTGCTGACCTTGAAACGAATTCCCAAATCAATCGTCATCGTCGGAGGTGGGGTCATCGGAACCGAGTATGCGTCCATGCTCGCCGCATTGGGAATTCCCGTCACCCTCATCGACAAGCGCCCACGGCTACTGGAGTTTGTCGATGCTGAGATCATTGATGCACTCCAACAACAAATGAAGGAGCTCGGCGTCACGCTGTATCACGATGAAGAAGTTCTTGCGATCAAACGCAACTGGGACAAATCCATCCAGGTTTCATTGCGGAACAACCGGCCGCTTCGAGCATCCACCCTTATGTACGCGGTCGGTCGGGTCGGAGCCAGTCGCTCACTCAATCTGGAAGGCATTGGGCTGCAACCCGATACCCGTGGACGCTTGGCCGTCAACGAACATCTCCAAACCGCGATTCCGCATATCTATGCGGCCGGTGACATCATCGGATTTCCGGCGTTGGCCTCAACTTCGATGCAGCAAGGACGTCATGCAGCCAGCCATGCATTCGGCCACTCGGATCGTATCGATACCTTCCTGCTCCCGTACGGCATCTATGCGATTCCAGAAATCTCCATGGTGGGACGGAACGAAGAGGAGCTGAAGCACACCCAAACTCCCTATGCCGTCGGAATCGCGCGCTATAAGGAGATCGCCAGAGGACAACTGATTGGCGACGAAACCGGCATGCTCAAGATCCTGTTTCATCGACATACCAGACATCTTCTGGGTGTTCATGTGATTGGGGAGGGCGCGACAGAATTGATCCACATCGGCCAAGCGGTCATGGCGTTTCGGGGCAAGATCGATTATTTCATCGACACCGTCTTCAACTATCCGACTCTGGCCGAGTGTTATAAGGTGGCGGCGTTGGACGGCATGAACCGACTGCCAAGACCCTGGATCCCGTACCTCTAA
- the tenA gene encoding thiaminase II yields MSFSNHLRKLTVSIWEAQLSHPFVVALGDGTLPAQKFKYYILQDARFLGDLSRVFAAGILRAPDSDSALRFAKLAEETITVERSLHENYGQRWNLTPKQMTSVPMAPTNYAYTRHMLTVAASGTAVEVTVVALPCAWIYCVVGQHLLRKGHPAKSHPYRDWLMLYASPEFAEVQIWMRKKIDLWAKTAGKDELRRMEESFIISSRYEWMFWEMAWNEEQWPV; encoded by the coding sequence ATGTCGTTTTCAAACCATCTGAGAAAGCTGACGGTTTCAATTTGGGAGGCCCAGCTCAGCCATCCCTTCGTCGTTGCACTGGGCGACGGCACGTTGCCCGCCCAGAAGTTCAAGTACTATATTCTGCAAGATGCCAGGTTTCTGGGCGATCTCTCTCGTGTCTTCGCCGCTGGGATTCTCAGAGCTCCGGACTCAGACAGCGCGCTGCGCTTCGCCAAGCTCGCGGAAGAAACCATCACAGTCGAGCGCAGTCTGCACGAGAACTACGGCCAACGATGGAACCTGACGCCGAAACAGATGACGTCGGTCCCCATGGCTCCGACGAATTACGCCTATACACGCCACATGCTGACCGTCGCGGCTTCGGGCACAGCCGTGGAAGTCACAGTGGTGGCTCTCCCCTGCGCCTGGATCTACTGTGTGGTAGGACAACACCTGTTACGGAAAGGGCACCCTGCCAAATCGCATCCGTATCGAGATTGGCTCATGCTCTATGCCTCGCCAGAATTTGCAGAGGTCCAAATTTGGATGCGGAAGAAAATTGATCTGTGGGCCAAGACCGCCGGCAAGGATGAACTTCGTCGGATGGAGGAGTCGTTCATCATCAGCTCACGGTACGAGTGGATGTTCTGGGAAATGGCATGGAACGAAGAGCAGTGGCCGGTGTAG
- the oadA gene encoding sodium-extruding oxaloacetate decarboxylase subunit alpha, protein MAKRRPTIKRPTRRTRRPAPAIKTSKHPRPLFSELAIEPAAGKPIRITDVALRDGHQSLLATRMRTEDMLPIAKKLDAVGYWSLEVWGGATFDTCLRFLKEDPWERLRALRAAMPNTKLQMLLRGQNLVGYRHYADDVLERFIERSAANGIDVFRVFDALNDVRNLDQAIREVKACGKHAEAAISYTVSPVHNIDRYIDLARKLEDLGTDTLCIKDMAGLLAPLDAYKLVRRLKAAVDVPIHLHSHYTSGMASMSSLMAILGGLDMLDTSISPLAGGTSHPATETLVASLQNTPYDTGLDLASFLPITEHFREVRRKYRQFESDFTGVDAEILTSQIPGGMLSNLAAQLTEQNALDRMREVLEEVPRVREDMGYPPLVTPTSQIVGTQATLNVLTGERYKVITSETKNYFLGLYGRAPGPVARDIMARAIGDEDPIKTRPADQLDSELDTVAKDLPSSASSIEDRLSFILFPAIARDFFEAREKGDLVPEPLEATLAKGPAVAGELHLAPVEFNITVHGETYHVKVSGSGRQTDGRKPYYIRVNDRLQEVSLEPIREILAGVPEAHQTETGATPKRPRPSKPGDVAPPMPGRVVKILAAIGDQVKTGDPLLIIEAMKMESQVPAPIDGNVAAILASEGDNVKTDETVIQLE, encoded by the coding sequence ATGGCAAAAAGACGACCGACCATAAAACGACCGACGAGAAGAACCCGGCGTCCAGCCCCTGCGATCAAGACGTCTAAGCATCCCAGACCCCTCTTCAGTGAATTGGCCATCGAACCGGCAGCCGGCAAACCTATCCGCATTACCGACGTCGCGCTGCGAGACGGTCATCAGTCGCTGTTGGCGACCAGGATGCGGACGGAAGATATGCTGCCCATCGCGAAAAAGCTGGATGCCGTGGGCTATTGGTCACTGGAGGTCTGGGGTGGTGCCACGTTTGATACCTGCCTTCGCTTCCTGAAAGAAGATCCCTGGGAACGGCTTCGCGCGCTGCGCGCAGCCATGCCCAACACCAAGCTTCAGATGCTCCTGCGAGGGCAAAACCTGGTGGGATATCGGCACTACGCCGACGATGTGCTTGAGCGATTCATTGAACGCTCAGCCGCCAACGGTATCGACGTCTTCAGAGTTTTTGACGCGCTTAACGACGTCCGCAATCTCGACCAAGCCATTCGGGAAGTCAAAGCTTGCGGCAAACATGCTGAGGCTGCCATCAGTTACACCGTCAGTCCGGTTCACAATATCGATCGCTACATCGACCTCGCCAGAAAGCTTGAGGATCTCGGCACCGACACCTTGTGTATCAAGGATATGGCCGGCCTCCTGGCTCCGCTCGATGCATACAAGCTCGTCAGGCGTTTGAAAGCCGCAGTGGACGTGCCGATCCATCTGCATTCCCACTACACCTCCGGCATGGCCTCCATGTCGTCGCTGATGGCCATCCTTGGAGGGCTCGACATGCTCGATACCTCCATCTCTCCCCTCGCCGGAGGAACCTCCCACCCGGCGACGGAAACGCTGGTGGCGTCACTGCAGAACACGCCCTACGACACGGGGCTGGATCTCGCCTCGTTCCTTCCGATCACGGAACATTTCCGGGAGGTTCGCCGAAAGTATCGTCAATTTGAGAGCGACTTCACCGGTGTCGATGCGGAAATCCTGACCTCGCAGATTCCCGGTGGGATGCTCTCCAACTTGGCCGCCCAGTTGACCGAACAAAACGCGCTGGATCGGATGAGAGAAGTCCTCGAAGAAGTCCCCCGCGTCAGAGAGGACATGGGATACCCGCCTCTGGTTACCCCGACCAGCCAGATCGTCGGCACCCAAGCGACGCTCAATGTACTGACGGGAGAGCGCTACAAGGTCATCACCAGCGAAACAAAGAATTACTTCCTTGGGCTCTACGGCAGGGCGCCCGGCCCGGTCGCCCGTGACATCATGGCACGCGCCATTGGCGATGAAGACCCGATCAAAACTCGACCGGCGGACCAATTGGATTCGGAACTGGATACGGTCGCAAAAGATTTGCCCTCCTCGGCATCCAGTATCGAAGATCGACTATCATTCATCCTGTTCCCGGCGATTGCCCGAGATTTTTTCGAGGCGCGAGAGAAAGGCGATCTCGTCCCCGAACCACTGGAGGCGACCTTAGCCAAGGGCCCGGCGGTCGCGGGCGAACTTCATCTGGCTCCCGTCGAGTTTAATATCACCGTCCATGGCGAAACCTACCACGTGAAAGTCTCGGGATCAGGTCGCCAAACCGATGGGCGCAAACCCTACTACATCAGGGTCAATGACAGGCTTCAAGAGGTCTCGCTCGAACCCATTCGGGAAATCTTAGCCGGAGTTCCAGAGGCGCACCAAACAGAAACAGGTGCAACGCCCAAACGACCAAGACCTTCAAAACCTGGTGACGTTGCTCCACCCATGCCCGGTCGAGTCGTGAAGATTCTCGCTGCGATTGGTGATCAGGTCAAGACCGGAGATCCGCTGTTGATCATCGAAGCCATGAAGATGGAAAGCCAGGTGCCGGCGCCCATCGATGGGAACGTCGCTGCCATCCTTGCAAGCGAAGGAGACAATGTAAAGACGGATGAAACGGTCATCCAGCTTGAGTAA
- a CDS encoding class II fumarate hydratase — MKVNQSKTSVPTRIERDTMGELAVPVEAYYGVQTARAIENFPISPLRMPRSVIRAMGLIKRAAAAVNHSLGLLDKKSAEAIKQAATEVVEGKLDAEFPVDIFQTGSGTSTNMNTNEVISNRATELLGGTRGSKLVHPNDHVNLGQSSNDVIPTAIHIAASELMEQQLLPALTRLQKALKGKAKEFDRIVKIGRTHLQDATPVRLGQEFGGYARQIELGIQRVKQAQEALSEVALGGTAVGTGLNCHPKFSAKVMAIISKETGCSFKEAKNHFEAQSAQDSLVETSGHLRTLAVSLLKIANDIRWLGSGPRCGLGEINLPETQPGSSIMPGKVNPVIAESVTMVCAQVIGNDVTITVGGQAANFELIVMMPVMAYNLLQSIELLATASNNFAAKCIEGIKANEERCKSLIEESLAMCTALAPEIGYEAAAKLAKEAYKSGKTVRQIAKDQKVLPEKRLATLLDPWRMTEPGGPVGSAGG; from the coding sequence ATGAAAGTGAATCAAAGCAAGACATCCGTGCCGACCCGAATCGAACGAGACACCATGGGGGAACTCGCTGTTCCAGTCGAGGCCTACTATGGCGTGCAAACGGCCCGTGCTATTGAGAACTTTCCGATCAGTCCGTTGCGCATGCCGAGATCAGTCATACGAGCCATGGGCTTGATTAAGCGGGCGGCGGCGGCTGTGAATCACTCCCTGGGTTTGTTGGACAAGAAATCAGCAGAGGCCATCAAACAAGCGGCGACCGAAGTGGTCGAAGGAAAGCTGGATGCCGAGTTTCCGGTTGATATTTTTCAGACCGGTTCCGGCACGTCTACCAATATGAACACGAACGAGGTCATCTCCAATCGTGCAACCGAGCTACTCGGCGGCACGCGCGGCAGCAAGCTGGTGCATCCCAACGACCATGTGAACCTTGGCCAATCGAGCAACGATGTCATTCCAACCGCTATCCATATTGCTGCATCGGAATTGATGGAGCAGCAGCTCTTGCCGGCGCTGACGCGCTTGCAGAAGGCCCTAAAGGGGAAAGCAAAAGAATTTGACCGGATCGTGAAAATCGGTCGGACCCATTTGCAGGACGCCACGCCGGTGAGGCTCGGGCAGGAATTCGGTGGGTATGCCAGGCAGATTGAACTGGGAATTCAACGGGTGAAACAAGCGCAGGAGGCTTTGAGCGAAGTTGCGTTGGGAGGAACTGCTGTCGGGACTGGCCTCAACTGTCATCCAAAGTTTTCGGCGAAGGTGATGGCTATTATCTCCAAGGAGACCGGTTGTTCGTTCAAGGAGGCGAAGAATCACTTCGAAGCCCAGTCGGCGCAGGATTCACTCGTCGAAACGAGTGGCCATTTACGGACTCTGGCCGTGAGTCTGTTGAAGATCGCCAACGACATTCGTTGGCTCGGGTCAGGGCCACGGTGCGGGCTCGGGGAAATCAATTTGCCCGAGACGCAACCAGGGTCCTCGATCATGCCGGGGAAGGTCAACCCCGTGATTGCGGAGTCAGTGACCATGGTCTGTGCCCAAGTGATCGGGAACGATGTGACCATCACCGTCGGTGGCCAGGCAGCGAATTTCGAACTGATTGTGATGATGCCGGTGATGGCCTATAACCTGCTCCAGTCTATCGAGCTGCTGGCGACGGCCTCGAATAACTTCGCCGCGAAGTGTATTGAAGGCATCAAGGCAAACGAGGAACGCTGCAAGAGCCTCATCGAAGAAAGTTTGGCCATGTGTACGGCCTTGGCGCCTGAGATCGGGTACGAGGCAGCGGCGAAGCTGGCCAAGGAGGCCTACAAGTCCGGTAAAACGGTCCGTCAGATTGCTAAAGATCAGAAGGTCTTACCGGAAAAACGACTTGCTACGCTGCTCGATCCATGGCGCATGACTGAGCCAGGCGGACCGGTGGGGAGTGCAGGCGGGTAG
- the accC gene encoding acetyl-CoA carboxylase biotin carboxylase subunit, with the protein MFKKILVANRGEIAMRIIRACRELNIATAAIHSEADSTGIYVKKADEAHVVGPGPVKGFLDGQQIVNLALQIGADAIHPGYGFLSENAEFAELCQSSGITFIGPSSHAITLMGSKVRARELAERIGVPIVPGTKGGVSTFKQALAFTNEVGYPAIIKASAGGGGRGLRVVRSDEELHENMEVAAREAESAFGDGSVFIEKYVERPHHIEFQLLGDRHGTIIHLGERDCSIQRRHQKLIEIAPSLVLTQELREEMGNAAIAIARAVNYDNAGTVEFLLDQDGKFYFIEMNPRLQVEHTVTEQITAIDIVRNQIKCAAGLPLSIQQKDVILQGHAIQCRINAEDPKNNFLPCTGRVTAYLSPGGIGVRIDGAVYRDYTVPPYYDALLAKLTVRGRTWEETVSRMRRSLEEYVLRGIKTTIPFMEAIMQEPDFMAGRFDTSYIETHPELFNYDEVDQPEDLVLALSAAIAAYEGL; encoded by the coding sequence ATGTTCAAGAAGATCTTAGTGGCTAATCGCGGTGAAATTGCCATGCGGATCATCCGCGCTTGTCGGGAATTGAATATCGCCACGGCTGCGATCCACTCAGAGGCGGACTCCACCGGTATCTATGTCAAGAAAGCCGACGAGGCGCACGTCGTCGGTCCCGGGCCGGTCAAAGGCTTCCTCGACGGGCAACAGATTGTCAACCTCGCGCTCCAGATCGGAGCCGATGCTATCCATCCCGGCTACGGATTTCTTTCGGAAAATGCGGAGTTCGCTGAACTTTGCCAATCGTCCGGAATCACCTTTATCGGGCCCTCATCTCATGCGATCACCCTGATGGGCAGCAAGGTGCGAGCGCGGGAACTGGCTGAACGTATCGGCGTGCCTATCGTACCAGGCACCAAGGGAGGAGTGAGCACGTTCAAGCAAGCGTTGGCCTTCACGAATGAGGTCGGGTACCCTGCCATCATCAAAGCCAGTGCAGGGGGGGGGGGACGCGGACTTCGGGTGGTTCGCAGCGATGAAGAGCTGCACGAAAACATGGAGGTAGCCGCGCGAGAAGCCGAGTCCGCCTTCGGCGACGGTAGTGTGTTCATCGAAAAGTATGTCGAGCGACCGCATCACATTGAGTTCCAGCTACTGGGAGATCGGCACGGCACGATCATCCATCTGGGGGAACGAGACTGTTCTATTCAACGACGGCATCAGAAGCTGATCGAGATCGCTCCTTCGTTGGTGTTGACACAGGAGCTCCGAGAAGAAATGGGCAATGCTGCGATCGCCATCGCGCGCGCGGTGAATTATGATAACGCCGGCACCGTGGAATTTCTGCTCGATCAAGACGGCAAGTTCTACTTCATCGAGATGAACCCACGCCTCCAGGTCGAGCATACGGTGACAGAACAGATCACGGCTATCGATATCGTACGAAATCAAATCAAGTGTGCAGCGGGCCTGCCGCTGAGCATCCAGCAAAAGGACGTCATTCTGCAAGGCCATGCCATTCAGTGTCGGATTAATGCGGAGGATCCAAAGAACAATTTTCTGCCCTGTACCGGAAGGGTGACGGCCTACCTCTCCCCCGGCGGAATCGGCGTGCGTATTGACGGAGCCGTCTATAGGGATTACACGGTACCCCCCTATTATGATGCCCTCTTGGCTAAATTGACGGTTCGAGGCCGCACCTGGGAAGAAACCGTCAGTCGTATGAGACGTTCGCTCGAAGAGTATGTGCTCCGTGGAATAAAGACCACCATCCCCTTCATGGAAGCCATCATGCAAGAACCGGACTTCATGGCAGGACGATTCGATACCTCCTATATCGAGACACATCCCGAACTCTTTAACTACGACGAAGTCGATCAACCGGAGGACCTGGTCCTGGCTCTATCGGCCGCCATCGCCGCCTATGAAGGGCTGTAG
- a CDS encoding HDOD domain-containing protein, with the protein MTRFDPTELRNRIEKLGDLPTLPHVVQRIAAMIGRPNVSTEEIGSIIEKDQVLAAKVLRLANSPFYGFPSRIGSVSHAVIVLGFNVVKGLTLCASALSIMKDAGMDQLWRHSLGVAITANLLATKLEIKNPEELFVSGLLHDIGKVIFYVKWSDVGDCIKDAFTTGSDRSLLEVEQELTGLSHADIGGSLADAWHLPIALREPILYHHNPPLAKEAVLQTAIVHVADILVKGLACGNPGDDLIPPLSKPAWDLVGLGEQGLAECIDKASSEFATIDDYL; encoded by the coding sequence ATGACCAGGTTCGATCCGACAGAGCTGCGCAATCGAATCGAGAAGCTCGGAGACCTTCCCACGCTTCCCCATGTCGTACAGCGGATCGCCGCCATGATCGGTCGTCCCAACGTCTCGACTGAGGAAATCGGCTCCATCATCGAGAAGGATCAGGTGCTCGCAGCCAAAGTCCTGAGACTCGCCAACTCACCGTTTTACGGGTTCCCCTCTCGAATCGGTTCCGTCTCCCACGCCGTCATCGTGCTGGGGTTCAATGTCGTCAAGGGACTGACACTCTGCGCCTCGGCCCTCAGCATCATGAAAGATGCCGGCATGGATCAGCTATGGCGACATTCGCTCGGTGTTGCGATCACTGCCAATCTCCTAGCCACCAAGCTCGAGATTAAGAACCCAGAGGAGCTGTTTGTCTCAGGCCTACTTCATGACATCGGGAAAGTCATCTTCTACGTCAAATGGTCCGACGTAGGGGACTGCATCAAAGACGCATTCACGACCGGGAGCGACCGTTCACTCCTCGAAGTGGAGCAGGAACTGACTGGTCTGTCCCATGCAGATATCGGGGGCTCCCTCGCTGACGCATGGCATTTACCGATCGCCCTCCGCGAGCCGATCCTCTACCACCACAACCCGCCCCTCGCCAAAGAAGCCGTGCTGCAAACGGCCATCGTCCATGTGGCTGATATCCTGGTCAAAGGGTTAGCCTGTGGCAATCCGGGAGATGACCTGATTCCGCCACTATCCAAACCAGCCTGGGATCTGGTTGGACTCGGTGAGCAGGGCTTAGCGGAATGCATCGACAAAGCATCGAGTGAGTTCGCGACCATCGATGATTACCTATGA
- the tpx gene encoding thiol peroxidase, with the protein MQTRYWVLGTALCLSLGLEGCQTMAGSSGQAFSYKNMPVADGTVTAGEGNNVLFKGDPLPLSGNGVKIGERLRDVNVVQNDLTLVNIAETKGAGKVRIINIVPSLDTPVCEQQTHLLSEKNKGLDKMVELITVSVDTPFAQKRFAQEANIGNVTFLSDYRSGDFGKTHGLFLEGPHILTRAVMVIDKMNTIRHLQITPELSQLPDMEEAFQIARRLVTES; encoded by the coding sequence ATGCAGACGAGATATTGGGTTTTAGGTACGGCACTGTGCCTGTCGCTAGGCCTCGAGGGATGCCAGACAATGGCAGGATCATCCGGACAGGCGTTCTCGTACAAGAACATGCCGGTGGCCGACGGAACCGTCACTGCCGGAGAGGGAAACAACGTCCTGTTCAAGGGCGATCCGCTGCCGCTGAGCGGAAATGGGGTCAAGATCGGAGAGAGGCTACGGGACGTCAACGTGGTGCAGAACGATTTGACACTCGTCAATATCGCGGAGACGAAAGGGGCGGGAAAGGTCCGCATCATCAACATCGTCCCTTCCCTAGACACGCCGGTCTGTGAACAGCAGACCCATCTTCTCAGTGAGAAGAACAAGGGCCTCGATAAAATGGTGGAACTCATCACGGTCAGTGTCGATACACCTTTTGCACAGAAGCGTTTCGCACAGGAAGCCAACATCGGCAACGTGACGTTCCTGTCGGATTATCGGAGCGGCGACTTCGGGAAGACGCACGGCCTCTTCTTGGAAGGTCCACACATTTTGACGAGAGCCGTGATGGTCATCGATAAGATGAACACCATCCGCCATCTTCAAATCACACCTGAGCTGAGTCAATTGCCGGATATGGAAGAGGCCTTTCAGATCGCCCGACGTTTGGTGACGGAGAGCTGA
- a CDS encoding diguanylate cyclase: protein MNRSPTGQRVLFFHNEPAVALTMTSALEKTGLQVVEGHLPDLALHELVHDPPCLILAAEGAGGHSVETLTRNLKLDAFLGRLPLIVFVRESRLNDIDWGSLGVDDFITIPYRAEDVVHRIRLCLSRLTRSLDANPLTRLPGNTTILSETTSRIHSKQPFALAYLDIDNFKSFNDRYGYGRGDEVLVVACRILTTVVGEMAGPEGFVGHVGGDDFVFMSRPDTIDTICQTIIKRFDLVISDFYDREDRLKGCIDSVDRRGNKEQFPIMSLSIAVVTNERSPIIHPGDVSKISSELKKRAKALKGSVYIKDQRGPAVDAPSATTDPNAQLPTSV, encoded by the coding sequence ATGAACAGATCCCCAACAGGCCAGAGAGTGTTGTTCTTCCATAATGAGCCGGCTGTTGCCCTGACGATGACCTCGGCCCTGGAGAAGACCGGCCTCCAGGTGGTGGAAGGCCATCTGCCCGATCTGGCCCTGCATGAACTCGTTCACGATCCACCCTGTCTCATTCTGGCCGCTGAAGGAGCCGGGGGCCATTCGGTGGAAACACTCACGCGCAATCTCAAGCTGGATGCCTTCCTGGGGCGTCTGCCGCTCATTGTCTTCGTCCGTGAGAGCCGGCTCAACGATATTGACTGGGGTTCATTGGGGGTTGACGACTTCATCACAATCCCCTACCGGGCAGAAGACGTCGTGCATCGTATCCGCCTCTGCCTCAGCCGTCTGACCCGCTCGCTCGACGCAAATCCCCTCACTCGCCTCCCGGGCAACACCACGATCCTCTCTGAAACCACCTCCAGGATTCACAGCAAACAGCCCTTTGCACTCGCGTACCTGGATATCGACAATTTCAAGTCGTTCAACGATCGCTACGGCTATGGACGCGGAGATGAAGTGCTCGTTGTGGCTTGCCGCATTCTGACGACAGTCGTTGGCGAAATGGCCGGACCTGAGGGGTTTGTCGGCCATGTTGGGGGGGACGACTTTGTCTTCATGAGCCGACCGGACACCATCGATACGATTTGTCAGACCATCATCAAACGATTTGACCTGGTGATCTCGGATTTCTACGACCGTGAAGATCGACTCAAGGGTTGCATCGATTCCGTGGACCGTCGGGGAAATAAAGAGCAGTTTCCGATTATGAGCCTGTCAATTGCTGTCGTCACCAATGAGCGGTCTCCCATTATTCATCCTGGCGACGTGAGCAAAATCTCATCGGAGCTAAAGAAACGAGCGAAGGCCTTGAAGGGCAGCGTCTACATCAAAGACCAGCGAGGCCCGGCCGTCGACGCACCCTCTGCGACCACTGATCCCAACGCACAGCTTCCTACCTCTGTCTGA
- a CDS encoding alpha/beta fold hydrolase encodes MKRSSSLSNSNGASAASRSQRGHLVLFILWLLSSLMTACASSPPIPPYFEPLAPSPTERIPIKTVLVHDQQIAYLDVGTGPPVILIHGFGGSMWQWEHQQQALSQHFRTLTLDLPGSGLSDKPDIDYLPNQMLDFCLGFMDALQIPHATLVGNSMGAGLAIGMALAHPTRVDRLVLIGGLPSQVMAKLTSRSFRQALETRAPWWLVSFGNWLFGGMVTDSVLKEIVHDHTLLTPAVIDRSNLNRRRPGVIKPIMAIRNALPSWETDFAPHLASITHPTMIIWGESDRVFPIAVGEELHHRIHGSAFVRIPNAGHMPQWERPALVNRSLITYIHTSP; translated from the coding sequence ATGAAACGGTCATCCAGCTTGAGTAATTCTAACGGCGCCTCTGCCGCCTCTCGCTCCCAACGCGGGCATCTTGTGCTGTTCATCTTGTGGCTCTTGTCATCACTCATGACCGCCTGCGCTTCATCTCCACCAATTCCTCCATATTTTGAACCGTTGGCACCTTCCCCGACGGAACGGATCCCGATAAAGACAGTGCTCGTCCACGATCAGCAGATTGCCTATCTTGATGTCGGCACCGGCCCACCGGTGATCTTAATCCATGGCTTTGGTGGGTCCATGTGGCAGTGGGAACATCAGCAACAGGCACTATCCCAACACTTCCGAACCCTAACGCTGGACCTACCCGGTTCCGGATTGTCCGACAAGCCTGATATTGACTACCTGCCGAATCAGATGTTGGATTTCTGCCTTGGATTTATGGATGCGCTACAGATTCCTCACGCCACACTGGTGGGCAATTCAATGGGAGCTGGATTAGCCATTGGAATGGCATTAGCCCATCCAACTCGTGTCGACAGACTCGTGCTCATCGGCGGACTGCCGTCTCAGGTCATGGCCAAGCTCACCAGCCGTTCATTCCGGCAAGCGTTGGAAACGCGCGCCCCCTGGTGGTTAGTCTCGTTCGGTAATTGGCTGTTCGGCGGAATGGTCACCGATTCGGTCCTGAAAGAAATCGTCCACGATCACACGCTGCTCACGCCGGCCGTGATAGATCGGTCGAATCTGAACCGCCGGCGTCCAGGTGTGATCAAACCCATCATGGCGATTCGAAACGCGCTGCCCTCCTGGGAGACGGATTTCGCTCCACACCTTGCAAGCATCACACACCCGACCATGATCATCTGGGGTGAATCCGACCGGGTGTTTCCTATCGCAGTGGGTGAAGAACTACACCACCGCATCCACGGATCCGCATTCGTCAGAATTCCCAATGCCGGCCATATGCCACAATGGGAACGGCCGGCGCTGGTCAACCGGTCCTTGATCACGTATATTCACACATCACCTTGA